CCCGCAAGAAGTTGCCGGCGGCAAGTCTTTTTATCTGGATGCCTACGAGCCCGATCATTTGTTTATTGATCCCTATCATCCCCAATCGCAAAAAGACCTGACTGATGCGGTTAAGGCGCTCATGGAAGCACAACCGGATGGCATGGTGTTTGACTATGTGCGCTATCCCACCACCTTCGGCCAGGATACCCTGATTAGCAATGTCAAGCAGTTGTGGATTTATGGCAATGCCTCGCGCCAGACGCTGCTGAGAAGTCTGCCCGATCCGGTAGCCAAGCAGATTATGTCGGTATATATGGATAACGGTGCGGTGACGGCGGCGGATTTGATTGCGGCAGAGTCAAATTCAAGCAATCTAATTATCCCTGGTGCGACTGCCCCCTTGCCCAATGATCCGGAAAAGTCTGCCGCGATCGCGGAAAGTTTGCTCTGGCAGATCGCCGTGAATCATGCCTATCAAGGCGTAGTTAAGTTTTTAAATACAGTCACATTGCCATTGCAGCAAAACAATGTGGCGATCGGCACGGTGTTTTTCCCCGGTGGCAATCGTAAATCTGGGCAAACCTATGATGCGCGGATGCAACCCTGGCATTTATTCCCCACCAAAATGGAACGCCACCCGATGACCTATGCCATTTGTGATGATGGTGTGTGTGTGGCTAAGCAAGTGGAGCAGGTGGTTAATCGGTCTAGCCCAGAAACCCTGGTTTGCCCAGTGCTGGCAGGCACCTGGGGACAAAAATTTGGTGGCCATCCCAGCTTGGAAACCCAGATGCAGGCGATCGCGGGTCTGGTTAATCCAGAACAGGTAAACTGCGTGAGTCATTTTGTCTATGCCTGGATGGAACCAGAATCAGACAAACAACGAAAAGCAGGCACGGCGACCGGAAATTAATCACAAGCCAGACCAAATATTGATTGAGCTAAAGAGCTAAGTAACTATTAGGTAACTATACCTGATTCAGTTCTGTGATCTTTTCAATCAATTCCTGCTGGATCGCATCGGCTCTGTCATTGGCGATCTGGCAGGTGCCCGCATTGGGATGGCCGCCCCCCTCATAACGCAGCATCAACTGACCAATATTGATCTTGCAACTGCGATCGATAATTGACTTGCCCACCGCAAACACAGTGTTTTGCTTCTTCATGCCCCACAACACATGCATGGAAATATTGCATGCTGGGAACAGCGCATAGATCATAAACCGATTGCCGGCATAGATTACTTCTTCATCACGTAAATCAATTACCACCAGGCGATCGTATACCTTGGATTGGCGCTTAATCTGCTCCTTGAATTTGGCTTCCTGCTCAAAATATAATTCAACCCGATCTTTAACATCAGGGATCTGCAAAATATCATTGATGTCGGGCTTGTTCTGGCAATAATCCACCAATTGCATCATCAGCTCATAGTTAGAGATGCGAAAATCACGGAATCTGCCCAGGCCAGTGCGGGCATCCATCAAGAAGCTGAGCAATTCCCAACCTTTGGGATTCAAAATTTCATCGAGGCTGAATTGGGCTGAGTCCGATTTATCCACCGCCGCCATCATGTCCTGGGACACATTGGCAAACTTGAACTTACCACCAAAATAGTTATAAACCACCCTGGCTGCGGAAGGGGCTTCGGGATCGATGATGTGGTTTTCACTGCCTTCATAAACGCGAATTGTTTCACTGTAGTGATGATCGAAGGCCATATGTACACCCTCGACATAGGGCAAGTTGGTGGTAATATCCCGATCGTTCACCTCAACTTTGCCATCCTGCATATCTTTGGGGTGGACAAACATAATCTCGTCGATCATGTCCATTTCCTTGAGCAGAACCGCACAAACCACGCCATCAAAATCACTGCGAGTAATTAGCCGATATTTCTTTGCTGCCTCAACCATTGCCTCATTCCTCTGCCTGCTTGGTAATATTGTTAATGCTGTATGCCTGTGTCATCCATTCTAGGCAATCGCCCCGTTTTTTCATAGTTCAAAGGGTGCGATTAGGTGATGCTGCCTTGATAATTGCTGCTAGCCTTTAATGTCCGTAAGCAATAATTAGTGCTGCTATAAGCCTGCTGTTGCGATCTTTCCAGAGATGCTGATTCTTGATCTCTAGCCAAACATTCAGTAGATTTAGCCTACTACTTAGCCAACTAATCAAAAATTTACACTCATAAACATCTGCAGCAGGAATGACGATCGCCCTGGCTTAGTAATGTTCACGTAGCATCCTGGCCGAATCCCCGCAAATTGGCGCAAGACTGGTTCAGCCAACAAAAATAAAATTTAGTTAGCATGTATCTATAAACTAATCGATCGCAATTAGCTAACTTGAGCGATCGCAAGTTAATATTTAGCAACTCTAATTGATGGGACTGCTTGCATAGATGCTAGATGCTAACTATCAGACCGAGATTGTTGCCCGGACTGAGCGACATCGCAGATATACAAGTACAGCAGAATAGGACAAATTAGCTTGGGGAGCAAAAAGAGTGGCAAACAAAAAACACCTGAGTTTATTACTAGAGAGCGCACAAGCCTGGAATATCTGGCGGCAGCAAAATCGCCATATTCGGGTTGACTTAGTGGGGGCAAATCTGGGCGGTGTTGATTTGATGGAAGTTAATTTGAGTGGCGCTGACCTGTTCCGAGCCGATCTCACTGGCGCTAATTTAATGGGCGCTAATCTCAGTGGTGCTAATTTAATTGATGCTAACTTAACCAAAGCCGATTTAGTTTGTGCCGATCTATCATTTGGTTATATGCGTGGCGCTAACCTGCGTTATGCCGATCTCACTTCAGCGGATTTACGATCGGCGATTTTGACCAATGCCAACCTCAAAAATGCCACTACCAGCAATACTAATTTTAATGGGGCTATTTTTGATGGGGCGACTTTGCCGGATGATTATGTGATTAATGCGATCGCGCAGTGGCAAAAATAATTTTGAATAATTTAGTTGATTGGGGTTCGAGACAACAATCAATTTCTGCTTAGATGGCTGAGTCAAGCAAATTTGGACTGAGTTTAGAACTAGGGTTAGATATCTAAGTTATCCAGAAAATAGTAAATTAATTTAAGTTAGGCAATACGATCGCTTGCTTAGGTTCTATATGCGCCCATTAACCGTGATCTAGCGGTTGAGTAATAGTGTGGCTGGCTGAATAATTAAGGTAATCGGATCGCAATTAATTACCAATCAATTTAAGGCCGAGTCGCAGTAAGATTAATAATCGCGGCAGGTAGGTGTGATCCCATCTGTAGACTTGGAATCTCGATATCTAAACATTTAAAAATATTTAAACCCTAGCCAATTTCGGAGATACGCATGACCAACAAACTAATGCCTGGTAAGCCAGTACCAAGCTTAGACGTTGAAACCCTGGAAGGTGTGAAGTGGCAGTTAGAAAAGCAAGATCCTAGAAACTTTTCCATGATTGTTTTTTATCGTGGTTATCACTGCCCTGCGAGTAAGCCCTATTTGCAAGAAATCGATCGGCGCTTGGGTAAGTTTTTGGTGCTGGGGATTGAGGTGATCGCCATAAGTAGCGACGATCGCGCCAAGGCGGAACTTGCTCAGGATGAGTGGGGGATCGAGAATATGATGATCGGCTATGGTGCTGGCATTGATAAGATGCGCGAGTGGGGTTTGTATATCTCTAAAGCTGCATTTGAGGGTGAGCCGGATATATTTAATGAGTTTGGCTTGTTTATGGTTAGAGCTGATCACACGCTCTATTTTGCTGAGGTGAGCAGTGCTCCCTATGGTCATCCCAACGTGAGTGATACTTTGTATGCTTTGGATCTGGCGATCAATCAGGGGCACCCGATGCGCGGCGGTGCTTAGTCATTCCCCTAACTATTAACTGCAACTATTTCAACCGTTTTTGTAGCCTGCATCAACTCAAACCACTCAATCAAACTATCAAGCTGCTTTGCCGTTGGCATCACCGCCAGCCCTCGCACCGTTACTTTGCCTGGTTGATAGACAAACCGCGAATGTAAATGCGCTGGCAATCGCTGTTGCAAAATCTTCCAGGCTGGTTCTTCTAGTTTGGTTTCCAAAACCACATGTTGTTTATGCTCTGGTCGGATCCGCGAAAAGCCGATCTTCTTGGCCACCAGTTTCAGCTCCATCACCTTAATCAACTGCTGCGCCGGTTGGGGCACATTGCCATAGCGATCGCGCCATTCTTCCAGAATCGAGGCCAATTCCCGCCGTGAGTTCACCGCCGCCACTGCTCGGTATGCACTCATCTTTTGATCGGCATCGGGCATATAGTCCGCCGGGATAAACGCTGTGATCGGCAGATCGACCTGGGTATCGTCTACCTCGATGATCTCAGAACCGCGAATCTCGTTGATCGCCTCTTGCAGCATTTCCATATACAAATCAAAGCCGACCACATTGATCTGCCCCGATTGCTCCGCACCCAGCAAATTACCCACGCCACGAATCTCCATATCCCGCATTGCCAATTGATAGCCGGAGCCCAGGTGCGTAAACTCCTGGATCGCTCGCAGGCGTTTATAGGCAGGTGGTGTGAGTTCGCCCTTGGGTTGATAGAACAACCAGGCATGGGCTTGCACCCCAGCGCGACCAACCCGACCTCGCAATTGATAGAGCTGCGCCAGACCAAATTTTTGGGCATCCTCAATGATGATCGTATTCACGCGGGGAATATCCAGGCCAGACTCAATGATTGTGGTGCAAATCAATACATCCGCTTCACCACTATTAAACGCCAGCATGGTTGACTCTAGTTCTGATTCTGGCATTTGACCGTGGGCGATCGCCAACCGTGCCGACGGGATCATCTCGCGGATGCGGGTCATGATCTGTTCCATTCCTTCAATGCGAGGCACCACATAGAATATTTGGCCACCGCGATCGAGTTCCTGGCGGATTGCGGTGCGCACCGTTTCATCGTTGTAGCGCGACAGGTGGGTTTTGATCGCGCGGCGGGATGGCGGTGGTGTGGCGATCAGGCTCATTTCCCGCACGCCCGACAGCGACATATAGAGAGTGCGCGGGATCGGTGTGGCGGTCAGGGTCAACACATCTACTTCCGTTTTGAGGGTTTTGATTTTTTCCTTTTGGGCTACGCCAAAGCGCTGTTCTTCATCCACCACCAGCAAGCCCAGATCCTTGAACTTAACTTCCTTTGACAAGATCTGATGGGTGCCGATCACCAGGTCTATTTCGCCAGTTTTGAGTTTTTGGATAATTTCTTTGCGTTCATTGGCAGTTTTAAACCGATTCAGCAACGCCACCTTGATTGGATAGGGGGCGAAACGTTCCTGGAAGGTGTGATAATGCTGCTGCGCCAGGATCGTAGTGGGAGCAAGTAGAGCCGATTGTTTGCCAGTAGTAAGAGCTTTGAAAATTGCCCGCACTGCCACTTCGGTTTTACCAAACCCCACATCACCGCAAACCAATCGATCCATGGGGCGATCGCTCTCCATATCTTGCTTTACGTCCTGGATCGCCTTGAGTTGATCGGGGGTAGGTTGATAGGGAAATGAATCCTCTAGTTCCTCTTGCCAGGGCATATCGACTGGGAAAGCAAAACCCATCTGTTGCGCCCGTTGGGCATAGAGTTTGAGCAGGTCGATCGCAATTTTTTTGATCGCCTTGCGCACTTTGTTTTTAGTATTCGCCCAGGCTTTGCCAGTCATTTTATTGAGGCGGGGCGCACCTTCGGAAGTACGCCGGAACCGGGATAGGGTTCCCACTTGATCGGCGGCCACCCGCAATAGCCCGTCTTCGTATTTGATTACCAGGTATTCGCGGGTTTCATGGTTGATCGTCAGGCTTTCCAGGCGCAGGAATTTACCAATGCCATGATGCTTGTGGACAATATAATCACCAGGCGAAAGCTTATTGATGTCTACCTGCTTGGAGGCAGCACGGCGACGGCGACGCACAAAGGTTGGTGTGCCCAGGGCATGTTGACCAAAGAACTCCCGATCGCTGACTAGCACTAGCCTGAACGTGGGCAAAATAAACCCTTGCATCTCGGCCAGGCCAGAATATTTAAGCGCAACGGGAGTGGAGACGTTGTTGAGCTTTTCGATCGCGGGGAAGTCACGGCTATTGGGGACAAACTGCGCCGGGCAATCGTGCTCTTGCAGCAAGGCTACAGTGCGTGAGGGCTGAGCCGAAACCAGGGTAACGGCATAATACTTATCGCGGTATTCGCGGATCATTTTGGCCAAACTCGCAAATTGATGGGGCGTGGCCGGAATTGGCCGACAGGAAAGATTCAAGCCCTTATTCTCTTCCGCGATCTCTGACAGATAAAGACAATCGAATATTTCCACCATCTCTAGACAATCGCTAAAACTCCGATGTAGCGGTGCGATCGCTAGATCATCTTTTTGATCAATACTTTCTAAATTCTCTAATAAATGCCCATAGGCCGCCGCCGCCGATTCATACCAACGATCGCTATGGGCTTGACATTGCTCGATCTCGTCGATCGCAATTACACAATCCATGGGCAAATAATCCACCAGCGAAGCAGTAGATTTAGGATGCACAGCCAGAGTCTTGGGCTCGGATTCAGGTAAATCAGTGGAAACTGACTCTAATTCTTTAAATTTCTCAACTGCTTCTGGATTAGAGCCATCGCCCAAATCGCTTAGGTCACCCAGAATCGCTGTATAACTGACCGGGGTAACGCTGATGGCATCGATCGCGTCCAGGGTGCGTTGGGTGGCTGGGTCAAATTCGCGGATTTTCTCAATCTGATCGCCAAACCAATCCAGCCTGACCGGTAACTCACTGGAAGTAGGGAAAATATCCACAATATCGCCACGCCGACTCCATTGCCCTTCTGCATCCACCATATTGGTGCGCTCATAGCCCATCTCGGCCAGTTGCTTTGCCAGTTGCCCCAAGCCCAGCTCTTGGCCAATAGACAAATTCAGACAAGCGGCTTTGAATTGTTCGATCGATGGTAAATGAACTTGCAAGGCGCGATCGCAGGCCACGATCGCCATTGGTTTGCTGGGTTTATCTGGTTTATTTAGTTGATCGGGATCGGCAGCACCCTGTTTGAGTAACTCCGCCAGCACCTGCATTTGACCCCAGATAATATCCGATTCAGGTGTATATGGCTCATAGGGCACCGCATCGGAAGTAGGGTAAAAATGCACCGCTGACCAGCCCATTGCTTCCAGTTGCACTGCCCAACGTCCAGCTTCTTCAATTGTGGCTGTAATCACCAGTAGCGATCGATCCTGTTTCTGGGCGATCGCGGCAGCAATCAGGCCCTTGGGCAATCTTGGTATACCATTTAAGTTAAGGCTTTGGGATTTGGTTAGCTTGCTTTCCAGTTCCGCAAGCAGGGGCGATCGGATCAAAGACCGAACAACAGAAGAAAATGCCATGAGTCAGTAAGTACGGTAAGTACGAGGGATTAAACAATCAGAATTTATCAATTGGGACGATCTAAATATATCTTAATCATCTCGCTCAATGCTTGGGCATACTCCCCCCACCTCGATTATGCTAGAAGCGATCGCCTATTCTGAAGACCATGACTGAAGAAAATCCCCTCAAACTCACCCTGGAGCATTACCAGCGATCATTGCTGGTGCTAGAGAGCAGTAGTTCTAGTCAGCTTTCGGAGGTTCATGCCCTGGATATTCTGATGGTGCGCGATCGCCTCCAGGAAATTATCGATAGCCATAGTCAACTACCGCCCGATCTATTGCTAGAGATTACCAAATTCGATCGGCGGTTGAAAAAAAGAGGCGAGTTGATCGCCAAGCTAATTAACCTGGTGGAATGGCGGAATTTGCTCAAGCCCGATCCTGAAGCCTGGTGGTGGTGGTTTCCGACCAGGTGGGAGAAGTTTGATTGGCTCTGGAATGCCCTCAGTATCACCGCGATCACTATTTCCCTCAGCTTAATTGTCGATACCTCAACTCGATTGCTCAGTGCCAAGCCCGATACCTTTAGCACCTTGGCGGTAGTTGGGCAAAGCGTGATGACTTTGCTGGCTGGTGGTGGAGCCTTGACCAAGGCAGGACGGGAAGCGCTCGAAAAGATTTTGATTGCGCTTAGTATTCCACCTCGATTCTGGCAAGAAATTAGCTGTGGCCTGGCCTGGTTATTGATGCTCAGCCTGCTTGGCTTGAATGCTGGGTTACCAAGAATTGCGGTGATGATGAACCAGGATGGGATGGAAGACATTGAAGCGGGTCGAATTGAAACCGCCGCAGCCAACTTCCAAAGAGCGATCGCCCTCAAGCCAGACTATGCCCAGGCTCATCTTAATTTGGGAATGATCTATGAAGAGCTAAGGGACTTCGAGCGTGCCATTGTGCAATATGAGATCGCCAGTAATATTAAGCCCACTAATGAGGCGGAACGGCAGGCAGTATTGCAAGCCTATAGTAATTTGTCGCGGCGCAAAATTCTGGATCAAAACTACTCTGTGGCAGCCTCAGTGATCCTCTCTGGCCTGGATTTAATTGAAACTGAGCCAAATGCAGCCAGCGATCCCCAGCCCACCTATGAATTACTCAAAAATTTAGGTTGGACTCGCCTGGAGCAAGGCCGCCTGGAGCAAGCGGAAACGATCTTACAGGATGCGCTTAAATTAGAGCCGCAGAGCGGTGAGGCACATTGTTTGTTGGCTGAAACCTTTGCCGCTCAGGGGAATGAAGCGGCAGCGATCGCCAGCTCGCGCCAATGCATGGCCTATGCCGATAGTCTTAATCCGAATGAGGATGCATTGCTGGGCCAGGCGCAGGAGCGATTGCAAGAGATCAGCCGTTAGACATAAAATCTTAACTCCTCCCGATTTCTTTACTTTTTGAAGCTAATGTTAAATTGGTACATAATACGTACTTATAGGAAGCGGATCAAAAGAAGTCCAATTGTGCGGTTAAAGCCGAATATTGGCTCCCAGAGTCGAATCCTTTATTGGTGCTAGTAATAGCAATCTGGTCAAATTGTGAAAATATTTTCCATGATCAGCTATTTCAAGAATTAAGGGGGGATATACCTTAAACGAGGGGGATTTACAATTTTTATGTATGACACGATCGGTTGCCATACTTACTTTCTTTACTGCCCCTTAGCAATACCTGAATATTCTGCATATTATCTCGCTATCAATGCTTTGATGGCTAACTGCCAAATTGGGACTAGCTAGCCGGATTCCTTAACTAGACTGGTTTGAAATGACAACACAAATAATCAAATTGTTTGGATTTTGCGGAGCAGATCGTACTGATATCAGGATGAGTTTGCCTAGCCAATGTGTGATTTATCTAATCGATCTAACTGAGATCGATCGAAGTTGTGTAGCTATAAGTGAGTTATAGATGTTAAAAATGCCAATCCAGAACATAGATAATCAAGAATCTGACCTCGCCAGGATTGACTACAATAAGCTAGAAAATTTTCTTGCCCAAAAGAATTGGCGTGAAGCTGATGCCGAAACGATGGCAATTATGCTCACCGCCACCAATCGCCAGGATCGAGGCTATATCGGTGCCAAGGATGCTAGATTATTGCCGATCGCTGTGCTCCAGAAACTCAATAGCCTCTGGGATCGCTATAGTAATGGTCAGTTTGGCTTTACTGTCCAAAAGCGGATCTGGCACCAAGCCCAGCGAAACTATTCAGAGTTTGGTGATTTAATTGGCTGGCGCACAGACGGGCAGTGGCTCAACTACGGGGACATTAGTTTTGATGAGTCGGCAACAACTGGACATTTACCAGCACTGATGTTTCCCCTACCCATGCCAGGAGGTGGTGAAGTCTCCTCATTTGTGGTTGGCAAATGGCGGGTAGAGTTGCTCTCTCGCCATGACATTCGACAGGGCTAATATTAAGCGCTGCTTTGGCCTACTTTGGCCTAGCTGATATGACCGCCATCGATCGAGATCGATAAAAACTAGGCCAAGTATTGCTGGAGAACTACATTTGCGCGAGTTTTAACCACTGGTTCGGTCTCTTGAGCACAAAGTGGTTCCAGCAGCTCACCCATGCAGAAGTTAAACTGATGGCGCTCATGCTTACTGAGATTAGCCAAAGCTACTACCACTGCATAGCGTACTGACCAGTTTGGATCGGTGCAAAGATCGCTAAAAAGCTCAAAAATGCGGGCTTGCTGATTGGCGATCGGAGCCGGGCTATGGTATGGCCAGTTAATTCTCGTTAACCCTAGGATTGCGGCACGACGCACGCCCAACATTAGTTCATCGGGTTGGGCACATTGAATTAATACATCCAGCGATTGTAAGCTGCCTATATCTGCCAGAGCTTTTACTGCATATAATCTGGCCTGATTGTGATAGTTGTCGATCGCCATGATCAAAGCTGGCACTGCTGCATCCCCAAGTTCACGCAATGCTTGCAATGCGACTGTAGTGATTGCTGGATCTGGATCAGCTAGACTGGCAACTAAATAATCAATCTGGGACGCAACTTCAGCCGCTGCATCGATCGGTAATAGCGAATCAGGAATATCCGTAAGAGCTGGCTGAACCGAATTATCTGTTGGTTCTTGCCGAGCCTTTGACTCAAGATGCTTGGCAATTGGCTCCAGGGTAGCGATCGGTTCGATCCGTTCCAGGGTGGGCATCAAGCTATTAGTATTGTCCATATATAAAAAATAAAAATATAAAAAACATCTAGTCAGTTTTAAATGGCGGAAAAGTTAATGCTAATTCAGCTTTCCTGACATGAACAGTCAAACATGAGGCAATATGTCAAAATGTAACGAAATAATAAAATTGAAGAATAAAAAATGCTTTTAATTAAATCTAATTGCCCCTACTTTAACCAGAGCTGACCGAGACCGCAAGAGATGATCGAGACTCGTTTACGAATATTTACCTAATTGCTTTTTATTTATCCTGGTTATGATCTCCCAAAAACTAGCTCAGCGCTTTTCAATTGTCTTGAGCTAGCAAGGCGAAGCACAAATTGCTTGGCTTTACAGATTTACGGTAAATCCCTAACGGGCTAAGGATCTTAAAATAGCGATCGAATATTTTTTCCCAGCACTATTGCCAATACTAAAGAGTTGGCAGCCTAACTGCACAACCCCTACAACAAATCATCCATCCACAACATAATTTGCTGCAGTGGTTCAGAAAGACTTAAATCATAGTCTACGTTAGGCAAATGTGCATTCAGCAATTCTTTCAGGGCAGCCAATTTGAAGCTATCCTCCACTTCAGCTTGGGCGATCGCCTCGGCGGCAGGCAGATAGCCCAGTTGCCCTAAATTTGCTAATGCGATTCGACGCAGGCTGAGATCGGGATTTTTGAGCTGAATTACTAACTGCTCAGCATATTCAGTTTGCTCCGTGATGCCATACATGGCGCTAAAGGCAGCAAAACGAATTCGATCGGTGCGATGCCCCAGAAACAGCCGCACGAGATCTTCTGCCGATCTAGCTTTTAAGCGTCCCAGGGCTTTTAAAATTGCTTCATAGGGTTGCTGTTTTAAGCTGTTGATTGCAGCAACGTCAGTGGGCAATAACTGGCTTAGAGCCGGGATACAAGCCTGTGCTGCCCGCAATCCCTGGGGAACGCTAGCGATCGCCTCGATCGCCACCACCGCCGCCTCACGCAGATAATAGTCATCACTGCCTAGGGCTTCGATCAACGCAGGGATAGCACTCGGCTCTTTTAATTCCCCCAGAGCCCTAGCCGCATTGCGTTTGAGGGGATAGCCGCCCAATTCCGTGCTTTCTTCTTCGGCGTTCAGTGCTGCTAGTAATGGCTCCAGGGCTTCCTTGGCGCGGAGCTTACCCAACCACCATGCCGCATAGTAGC
The sequence above is a segment of the Pseudanabaena sp. PCC 7367 genome. Coding sequences within it:
- a CDS encoding exopolyphosphatase-like protein; translation: MVEAAKKYRLITRSDFDGVVCAVLLKEMDMIDEIMFVHPKDMQDGKVEVNDRDITTNLPYVEGVHMAFDHHYSETIRVYEGSENHIIDPEAPSAARVVYNYFGGKFKFANVSQDMMAAVDKSDSAQFSLDEILNPKGWELLSFLMDARTGLGRFRDFRISNYELMMQLVDYCQNKPDINDILQIPDVKDRVELYFEQEAKFKEQIKRQSKVYDRLVVIDLRDEEVIYAGNRFMIYALFPACNISMHVLWGMKKQNTVFAVGKSIIDRSCKINIGQLMLRYEGGGHPNAGTCQIANDRADAIQQELIEKITELNQV
- a CDS encoding pentapeptide repeat-containing protein, which encodes MANKKHLSLLLESAQAWNIWRQQNRHIRVDLVGANLGGVDLMEVNLSGADLFRADLTGANLMGANLSGANLIDANLTKADLVCADLSFGYMRGANLRYADLTSADLRSAILTNANLKNATTSNTNFNGAIFDGATLPDDYVINAIAQWQK
- a CDS encoding redoxin domain-containing protein, which codes for MTNKLMPGKPVPSLDVETLEGVKWQLEKQDPRNFSMIVFYRGYHCPASKPYLQEIDRRLGKFLVLGIEVIAISSDDRAKAELAQDEWGIENMMIGYGAGIDKMREWGLYISKAAFEGEPDIFNEFGLFMVRADHTLYFAEVSSAPYGHPNVSDTLYALDLAINQGHPMRGGA
- the mfd gene encoding transcription-repair coupling factor; its protein translation is MAFSSVVRSLIRSPLLAELESKLTKSQSLNLNGIPRLPKGLIAAAIAQKQDRSLLVITATIEEAGRWAVQLEAMGWSAVHFYPTSDAVPYEPYTPESDIIWGQMQVLAELLKQGAADPDQLNKPDKPSKPMAIVACDRALQVHLPSIEQFKAACLNLSIGQELGLGQLAKQLAEMGYERTNMVDAEGQWSRRGDIVDIFPTSSELPVRLDWFGDQIEKIREFDPATQRTLDAIDAISVTPVSYTAILGDLSDLGDGSNPEAVEKFKELESVSTDLPESEPKTLAVHPKSTASLVDYLPMDCVIAIDEIEQCQAHSDRWYESAAAAYGHLLENLESIDQKDDLAIAPLHRSFSDCLEMVEIFDCLYLSEIAEENKGLNLSCRPIPATPHQFASLAKMIREYRDKYYAVTLVSAQPSRTVALLQEHDCPAQFVPNSRDFPAIEKLNNVSTPVALKYSGLAEMQGFILPTFRLVLVSDREFFGQHALGTPTFVRRRRRAASKQVDINKLSPGDYIVHKHHGIGKFLRLESLTINHETREYLVIKYEDGLLRVAADQVGTLSRFRRTSEGAPRLNKMTGKAWANTKNKVRKAIKKIAIDLLKLYAQRAQQMGFAFPVDMPWQEELEDSFPYQPTPDQLKAIQDVKQDMESDRPMDRLVCGDVGFGKTEVAVRAIFKALTTGKQSALLAPTTILAQQHYHTFQERFAPYPIKVALLNRFKTANERKEIIQKLKTGEIDLVIGTHQILSKEVKFKDLGLLVVDEEQRFGVAQKEKIKTLKTEVDVLTLTATPIPRTLYMSLSGVREMSLIATPPPSRRAIKTHLSRYNDETVRTAIRQELDRGGQIFYVVPRIEGMEQIMTRIREMIPSARLAIAHGQMPESELESTMLAFNSGEADVLICTTIIESGLDIPRVNTIIIEDAQKFGLAQLYQLRGRVGRAGVQAHAWLFYQPKGELTPPAYKRLRAIQEFTHLGSGYQLAMRDMEIRGVGNLLGAEQSGQINVVGFDLYMEMLQEAINEIRGSEIIEVDDTQVDLPITAFIPADYMPDADQKMSAYRAVAAVNSRRELASILEEWRDRYGNVPQPAQQLIKVMELKLVAKKIGFSRIRPEHKQHVVLETKLEEPAWKILQQRLPAHLHSRFVYQPGKVTVRGLAVMPTAKQLDSLIEWFELMQATKTVEIVAVNS
- a CDS encoding tetratricopeptide repeat protein encodes the protein MTEENPLKLTLEHYQRSLLVLESSSSSQLSEVHALDILMVRDRLQEIIDSHSQLPPDLLLEITKFDRRLKKRGELIAKLINLVEWRNLLKPDPEAWWWWFPTRWEKFDWLWNALSITAITISLSLIVDTSTRLLSAKPDTFSTLAVVGQSVMTLLAGGGALTKAGREALEKILIALSIPPRFWQEISCGLAWLLMLSLLGLNAGLPRIAVMMNQDGMEDIEAGRIETAAANFQRAIALKPDYAQAHLNLGMIYEELRDFERAIVQYEIASNIKPTNEAERQAVLQAYSNLSRRKILDQNYSVAASVILSGLDLIETEPNAASDPQPTYELLKNLGWTRLEQGRLEQAETILQDALKLEPQSGEAHCLLAETFAAQGNEAAAIASSRQCMAYADSLNPNEDALLGQAQERLQEISR
- a CDS encoding GUN4 domain-containing protein codes for the protein MLKMPIQNIDNQESDLARIDYNKLENFLAQKNWREADAETMAIMLTATNRQDRGYIGAKDARLLPIAVLQKLNSLWDRYSNGQFGFTVQKRIWHQAQRNYSEFGDLIGWRTDGQWLNYGDISFDESATTGHLPALMFPLPMPGGGEVSSFVVGKWRVELLSRHDIRQG
- a CDS encoding HEAT repeat domain-containing protein, producing MDNTNSLMPTLERIEPIATLEPIAKHLESKARQEPTDNSVQPALTDIPDSLLPIDAAAEVASQIDYLVASLADPDPAITTVALQALRELGDAAVPALIMAIDNYHNQARLYAVKALADIGSLQSLDVLIQCAQPDELMLGVRRAAILGLTRINWPYHSPAPIANQQARIFELFSDLCTDPNWSVRYAVVVALANLSKHERHQFNFCMGELLEPLCAQETEPVVKTRANVVLQQYLA
- a CDS encoding HEAT repeat domain-containing protein produces the protein MSDEYAPSIQIALTVEQAIANLSAEDYSQRYYAAWWLGKLRAKEALEPLLAALNAEEESTELGGYPLKRNAARALGELKEPSAIPALIEALGSDDYYLREAAVVAIEAIASVPQGLRAAQACIPALSQLLPTDVAAINSLKQQPYEAILKALGRLKARSAEDLVRLFLGHRTDRIRFAAFSAMYGITEQTEYAEQLVIQLKNPDLSLRRIALANLGQLGYLPAAEAIAQAEVEDSFKLAALKELLNAHLPNVDYDLSLSEPLQQIMLWMDDLL